GTAGACCCCCGGCCCCGCCACCAGGCGCTTGACCTGGTCCTGGTACTTGCCGCAGAACGAGCACTTCAGCTGGCCCTTCTCGTCGGTGAACTTGAACATGACGACCCCTCTCTTGCCGGGCTCACCCGTCCGACCGCTTGGGCCGCGGCTCCAGGACGTGATCGATGATCCCGTACGCCTTGGCCTCCTCCGCGGTCATGAAGAAGTCGCGCTCGGTGTCCCGCTCGATCCGCTCCAGCGGCTGCCCCGTGTGCTTGCTCAGGATCTCGTTGGCCACCTGCCGCAGCTTCAGCAGCTGGTCGGCGTAGATCTTCACGTCCGACGCCGTCCCGCCGACCTGGGAGTGGGGCTGGTGGATCATGATGCGCGAGTGGGGCAGGGCGTACCGCTTCCCCTTCGCCCCGCCCGCCAGGAGGATCGCGGCCATGCTGGCGGCCAGCCCGACGCAGTAGGTGGCGACGTCGGGCTTGATGTGCTGCATCGTGTCGTAGATGGCCAGCCCCGAGTCCACGCTGCCGCCCGGGCTGTTGATGTAGATGGAGATGTCCCGGTCGGGATCGTCGGTCTGGAGGAACAGCAGCTGGGCGATCACGGAGTTGGCCACCACGTCGTCGATGGGCGTGCCGATGAAGACGATGCGGTCCTTGAGGAGCCGCGAGTAGATGTCGTAGGCCCGCTCCCCCCGGTTGGTCTGCTCGATGACGTACGGCACCAGGTTCATCCCAGCCCACCTCGCCCTCGCCCACCGAAGCCGGCGGTGCGCCCGCGGGGAACCTGCCGGTCTCCGGCCCGGCTCGTGGTCCGAGGGGGACGAACCGGCCGCCCGGAGGCGCAGCTTCGGTGTCTATTATATTGGCCCGATCCCGGGCCGCCCGCACCGCCCCAGGAATCCGAACCGGCCCGGGACCCGGCGCCGTGGCGCCCTCCCTGCGGCCGGTCGTCGTCAACCCTTGCGCCCGATCAGTGGGCCGCTTCCGCTGCGGTCGGGCCCGCGGCGTCGCCCTGGACGTCGTCACCCGCCTGGACGGGGGCGACACCGGACGCCGCGCCCGCCTCCGCGCGGGCACCGGCGGTGGCGGCCCCCTGCCCGGCCGCGGCCTCCGACGCCGCCGGCTGGCCCGTGGCCAGCGCCACCAGGCGGTCCACCGCCTTGCGCCGACGGACGTTGGCCACCACGCCATCCATCAGCCCCAGGCGGCGGAACCGCTCGCGCAGCTTGGGCAGGGGCTCGTCCAGGGCCGCGGCCAGCTCGCGCAGCTCCGCCTCGACCTCGGCGTCGGTGACCTGGATCCCCTCGGCCTTGGCCACCGCGTCGAGGACCAGGTCGGTGCGGACGTCGTCCTCCGCCGCGCGCCGGAGCGACTCCTCCAG
The sequence above is drawn from the Thermaerobacter sp. FW80 genome and encodes:
- the clpP gene encoding ATP-dependent Clp endopeptidase proteolytic subunit ClpP, whose protein sequence is MNLVPYVIEQTNRGERAYDIYSRLLKDRIVFIGTPIDDVVANSVIAQLLFLQTDDPDRDISIYINSPGGSVDSGLAIYDTMQHIKPDVATYCVGLAASMAAILLAGGAKGKRYALPHSRIMIHQPHSQVGGTASDVKIYADQLLKLRQVANEILSKHTGQPLERIERDTERDFFMTAEEAKAYGIIDHVLEPRPKRSDG